A portion of the Platichthys flesus chromosome 7, fPlaFle2.1, whole genome shotgun sequence genome contains these proteins:
- the mapk14a gene encoding mitogen-activated protein kinase 14A isoform X2: protein MSQKERPVFYRQEVNKTIWEVPERYQSLSPVGSGAYGSVCSAYDRQSNLKVAVKKLSRPFQSIIHAKRMYRELRLLKHMKHENVIGLLDVFSPATSLKEFTDVYLVTHLMGADLNNIVKCQKLTDDHVQFLIYQILRGLKYIHSADIIHRDLKPSNLAVNEDCELKILDFGLARHTDDEMTGYVATRWYRAPEIMLNWMHYNMTVDIWSVGCIMAELLTGRTLFPGTDHIDQLKLIMMLVGTPGPGLLMKISSESARNYISSLPNMPKRSFTDVFVGANPQAVDLLEKMLVLDTDKRITAAEALAHSYFAQYHDPEDEPEAEPYDQSFESRELEIEEWKRLTFEELCSFEPHAFDEDDME from the exons ATGTCGCAGAAAGAGAGACCCGTGTTCTACCGACAGGAGGTCAACAAGACGATATGGGAAGTCCCGGAGCGCTACCAGAGCCTGTCCCCGGTGGGCTCCGGAGCCTACGGATCCGTGTG TTCTGCATATGATAGGCAGAGTAATTTGAAGGTCGCTGTGAAGAAGCTCTCTCGGCCATTTCAGTCCATCATCCACGCCAAGAGAATGTACAGAGAGCTGCGGTTGCTGAAGcacatgaaacatgaaaat GTGATTGGCCTCCTAGACGTCTTTTCCCCAGCTACTTCTCTGAAGGAGTTCACTGATGT GTATCTGGTGACTCACCTAATGGGTGCAGATCTCAACAACATAGTGAAATGTCAGAAGCTCACAGATGACCATGTGCAGTTCCTCATATACCAGATCCTCCGAGGATTAAAG tATATCCACTCGGCAGACATCATTCATAGG GATTTGAAACCCAGTAACCTGGCAGTGAATGAAGACTGTGAGCTGAAG ATTTTGGACTTTGGTTTGGCACGGCACACTGATGATGAGATGACTGGGTACGTGGCCACCCGCTGGTATCGAGCCCCGGAAATCATGTTGAACTGGATGCACTACAATATGACAG ttGATATTTGGTCAGTGGGTTGTATAATGGCAGAACTCCTCACTGGAAGAACCCTGTTTCCTGGCACTGACC ACATTGATCAGTTGAAGCTTATCATGATGCTCGTCGGAACACCAGGGCCCGGGCTCTTGATGAAAATATCTTCAGAGTCT GCCAGGAACTACATCAGCTCCTTGCCAAACATGCCCAAGAGGAGCTTTACTGATGTTTTCGTCGGTGCCAACCCTCAAG CTGTGGACCTGTTGGAGAAGATGCTGGTTCTGGACACAGACAAACGGATAACAGCAGCCGAGGCTCTGGCCCACTCCTACTTCGCTCAGTACCACGACCCAGAGGACGAGCCTGAGGCCGAGCCTTACGACCAGAGCTTTGAGAGTCGCGAGCTGGAGATTGAGGAGTGGAAAC GATTAACCTTCGAGGAGCTGTGTAGTTTCGAGCCACATGCCTTCGATGAGGATGACATGGAGTAG
- the mapk14a gene encoding mitogen-activated protein kinase 14A isoform X1, giving the protein MSQKERPVFYRQEVNKTIWEVPERYQSLSPVGSGAYGSVCSAYDRQSNLKVAVKKLSRPFQSIIHAKRMYRELRLLKHMKHENVIGLLDVFSPATSLKEFTDVYLVTHLMGADLNNIVKCQKLTDDHVQFLIYQILRGLKYIHSADIIHRDLKPSNLAVNEDCELKILDFGLARHTDDEMTGYVATRWYRAPEIMLNWMHYNMTVDIWSVGCIMAELLTGRTLFPGTDHINQLQQIMRLTGTPPASLISRMPSHEARNYISSLPNMPKRSFTDVFVGANPQAVDLLEKMLVLDTDKRITAAEALAHSYFAQYHDPEDEPEAEPYDQSFESRELEIEEWKRLTFEELCSFEPHAFDEDDME; this is encoded by the exons ATGTCGCAGAAAGAGAGACCCGTGTTCTACCGACAGGAGGTCAACAAGACGATATGGGAAGTCCCGGAGCGCTACCAGAGCCTGTCCCCGGTGGGCTCCGGAGCCTACGGATCCGTGTG TTCTGCATATGATAGGCAGAGTAATTTGAAGGTCGCTGTGAAGAAGCTCTCTCGGCCATTTCAGTCCATCATCCACGCCAAGAGAATGTACAGAGAGCTGCGGTTGCTGAAGcacatgaaacatgaaaat GTGATTGGCCTCCTAGACGTCTTTTCCCCAGCTACTTCTCTGAAGGAGTTCACTGATGT GTATCTGGTGACTCACCTAATGGGTGCAGATCTCAACAACATAGTGAAATGTCAGAAGCTCACAGATGACCATGTGCAGTTCCTCATATACCAGATCCTCCGAGGATTAAAG tATATCCACTCGGCAGACATCATTCATAGG GATTTGAAACCCAGTAACCTGGCAGTGAATGAAGACTGTGAGCTGAAG ATTTTGGACTTTGGTTTGGCACGGCACACTGATGATGAGATGACTGGGTACGTGGCCACCCGCTGGTATCGAGCCCCGGAAATCATGTTGAACTGGATGCACTACAATATGACAG ttGATATTTGGTCAGTGGGTTGTATAATGGCAGAACTCCTCACTGGAAGAACCCTGTTTCCTGGCACTGACC ATATAAACCAGCTTCAGCAGATAATGCGTCTGACAGGAACGCCCCCAGCATCTCTAATAAGCAGGATGCCCAGCCACGAG GCCAGGAACTACATCAGCTCCTTGCCAAACATGCCCAAGAGGAGCTTTACTGATGTTTTCGTCGGTGCCAACCCTCAAG CTGTGGACCTGTTGGAGAAGATGCTGGTTCTGGACACAGACAAACGGATAACAGCAGCCGAGGCTCTGGCCCACTCCTACTTCGCTCAGTACCACGACCCAGAGGACGAGCCTGAGGCCGAGCCTTACGACCAGAGCTTTGAGAGTCGCGAGCTGGAGATTGAGGAGTGGAAAC GATTAACCTTCGAGGAGCTGTGTAGTTTCGAGCCACATGCCTTCGATGAGGATGACATGGAGTAG